One window of Haloarcula salinisoli genomic DNA carries:
- the cas1b gene encoding type I-B CRISPR-associated endonuclease Cas1b, which produces MDRNYHVFSDGRLERSDDTLRLVPDDGGEKQYIPIENAEAFFLHGQIDFNTRLMSFLNDRTVALHVFGWEDYYSGSVMPKRGQTSGKTVVNQVRAYEDSQHRRQLAAAIVRGSIHNMRTNVVYYNGRDHDLDDIIEELEAAAARVDKELPVDELLGTEATARKAYYRSFNEILPSEFQLSQREYNPPPNEINSLISFGNSLVYANCVSAIRATALDPTISYLHEPGERRYSLSLDLADLFKPVLADRVLFRLVNRNQISDTDFETELGSCLLNESGRKTYTKAFEETLERTVEHPTLNRKVSYQYLMRLEAYKLKKHLLTGEEYDPFQRWW; this is translated from the coding sequence ATGGATCGAAATTACCACGTCTTTTCCGACGGCCGACTCGAACGCAGCGACGACACGCTCAGGCTCGTCCCCGACGATGGTGGAGAAAAGCAGTACATCCCAATCGAGAACGCCGAGGCGTTCTTCCTTCACGGCCAGATCGATTTCAACACGCGGCTGATGTCGTTTCTCAACGACCGCACGGTCGCACTCCACGTGTTCGGCTGGGAGGATTACTACTCGGGGTCGGTGATGCCGAAACGCGGACAAACATCGGGGAAGACAGTCGTCAATCAGGTCCGGGCCTACGAGGATAGCCAGCACCGACGGCAACTCGCCGCGGCAATTGTGCGGGGCAGCATTCACAATATGCGGACGAACGTGGTCTATTACAACGGCCGCGATCACGATCTCGACGACATTATCGAGGAGCTCGAAGCTGCGGCCGCACGCGTTGATAAGGAGTTGCCCGTCGATGAGTTACTGGGAACCGAAGCCACTGCGAGAAAGGCATACTACCGGAGTTTTAATGAGATTCTCCCAAGCGAGTTTCAGCTGAGCCAGCGAGAGTACAACCCACCGCCCAACGAGATTAACAGCCTCATTTCGTTCGGTAATTCGCTGGTCTATGCGAACTGCGTCTCGGCAATCCGTGCTACTGCACTCGACCCGACGATTAGCTACCTCCACGAGCCGGGCGAGCGGCGCTACTCGCTATCGCTCGATCTCGCCGACCTGTTCAAACCCGTCCTTGCCGACCGTGTCCTGTTCCGGCTGGTAAACCGAAACCAGATTTCGGATACCGATTTCGAGACGGAGCTCGGCTCGTGTTTACTGAACGAATCTGGGCGGAAAACGTACACAAAGGCGTTCGAAGAGACGCTTGAGCGTACTGTTGAACATCCGACGCTCAACCGAAAGGTGAGTTACCAGTATCTGATGCGGCTCGAGGCATACAAGCTGAAAAAACACTTGCTCACCGGTGAAGAATACGATCCGTTCCAACGGTGGTGGTGA
- the cas4 gene encoding CRISPR-associated protein Cas4 translates to MTAADPVDRLLATARGEPVDEPFRVTGVMVQYYYVCERELWFESRNLEIDRENATVVRGTRVDETAYSDKRENLNLGMISLDLLDDGRVVEVKPSSTLTEPAEMQLSYYLWYLDRVADIQRDGVLAHPRERKREPVVLTAERKDKVETAIGGIHEIVSQSSPPPAEEKPFCDSCAYHDFCWC, encoded by the coding sequence ATGACTGCCGCTGATCCAGTCGACCGCCTCCTCGCAACCGCTCGCGGTGAGCCGGTCGACGAGCCGTTTCGCGTGACTGGCGTGATGGTCCAGTACTACTACGTCTGCGAACGCGAACTCTGGTTCGAAAGTCGAAACCTCGAAATCGACCGTGAGAACGCTACTGTTGTCCGTGGCACCCGCGTCGACGAGACGGCCTACAGTGACAAACGCGAGAACCTCAATCTCGGAATGATATCACTTGATTTGCTAGACGACGGCCGCGTCGTTGAGGTCAAACCCTCCTCGACTCTCACCGAACCGGCCGAGATGCAGCTGTCGTACTACCTCTGGTATCTCGACCGCGTCGCCGATATCCAGCGAGACGGCGTCTTGGCTCACCCACGGGAGCGAAAACGCGAGCCGGTTGTACTTACAGCGGAGCGAAAGGACAAGGTCGAAACCGCGATTGGTGGCATCCATGAGATTGTCAGCCAGTCCTCGCCGCCGCCGGCAGAGGAGAAACCGTTCTGCGATTCGTGTGCGTACCACGACTTCTGTTGGTGTTAA
- the cas2 gene encoding CRISPR-associated endonuclease Cas2 — translation MYVVMVYDLEADRTQKALKIGRRYLTHVQNSVLEGEISEGDLSKLKNEIDDLLKPGESTIIYELSSDTLLNRTVYGEDPTENQRFL, via the coding sequence ATGTACGTTGTGATGGTCTATGACCTGGAAGCCGACAGAACGCAGAAAGCCCTCAAAATCGGCCGGCGGTATCTAACTCACGTACAGAACTCGGTTCTTGAAGGGGAAATTTCAGAGGGCGATTTGTCCAAGCTCAAAAACGAGATCGATGATTTGCTGAAACCCGGTGAATCAACAATCATCTACGAGCTGTCTTCTGATACGCTACTCAATCGAACCGTCTATGGGGAAGACCCAACGGAGAATCAACGGTTTCTATAG